In bacterium, a single window of DNA contains:
- a CDS encoding pyridoxamine 5'-phosphate oxidase family protein, with the protein MGENLRARVVMTEDEIDGYLSVHRAATMATIGPDGLIHQIAMYFAWFDGAVHLLSKAKAQKIVNLRRDPRCSLHVESGAHYDELAGVNVAGRAELLDDEATLFRIGVALNERQQGPWDESRRPMVEHVIRNRVGVRLRPERIVSWDHAKLPKDSYPVG; encoded by the coding sequence ATGGGCGAGAACCTGCGCGCGCGCGTCGTGATGACCGAGGACGAGATCGATGGCTACCTGTCGGTCCATCGGGCCGCCACGATGGCGACGATCGGCCCCGACGGGCTGATCCACCAGATCGCGATGTACTTCGCCTGGTTCGACGGCGCGGTCCATCTCCTGTCGAAGGCGAAGGCGCAGAAGATCGTGAACCTGCGCCGCGATCCGCGCTGTTCCCTCCACGTCGAGAGCGGCGCCCACTACGACGAGCTCGCGGGCGTGAACGTGGCGGGCCGAGCGGAGCTCCTCGACGACGAAGCGACGCTGTTCCGGATCGGCGTCGCGCTCAACGAGCGTCAGCAGGGTCCCTGGGACGAATCCCGACGCCCGATGGTCGAGCACGTGATCCGCAATCGCGTCGGCGTCCGCCTGCGCCCGGAGCGGATCGTGTCGTGGGACCACGCGAAGCTGCCGAAGGACTCTTACCCGGTCGGCTGA
- a CDS encoding fumarylacetoacetate hydrolase family protein produces MALNVVRYQTAGGPAWGVVLGDRVAPIEGDFPTTRDFMQTGRDAARSVAASTGEGALARADLEVLSPITQERQFLCQAINYYSHMQESGFDPKTSPFNVFFRKASSCLAPATTAIRKPDHVEFLDYEVELGLVFASDVDGPVEVDEQNLHEYVGALVLVNDISARDVQLPEMQFYKGKSYRTFGPCGPFLTLVDADDLARFDDIRLELSVNGETRQNALATDMIHRPAPTLTELSGLQDWQTGDLLATGTPGGCAMQAPPKPIMAIGQIVSPKRRQGMLRRVASGNERRLQIGDVIEARIGTDDGALDLGLQRNEVVPA; encoded by the coding sequence ATGGCCCTCAATGTCGTCCGCTATCAGACCGCCGGAGGCCCCGCCTGGGGCGTCGTACTCGGCGATCGCGTCGCCCCGATCGAAGGCGACTTCCCGACCACGCGCGACTTCATGCAGACCGGGCGCGACGCCGCCCGCTCCGTGGCGGCAAGCACGGGCGAAGGCGCGCTCGCCCGCGCCGACCTCGAAGTCCTCTCGCCGATCACCCAGGAGCGTCAGTTCCTCTGCCAGGCGATCAACTACTACTCGCACATGCAGGAGTCGGGCTTCGATCCGAAGACGAGCCCCTTCAACGTCTTCTTCCGCAAGGCCTCGTCGTGTCTCGCGCCCGCGACCACGGCGATCCGCAAGCCCGACCACGTCGAGTTCCTCGACTACGAGGTCGAGCTCGGCCTCGTCTTCGCGAGCGACGTCGACGGACCGGTCGAGGTGGACGAGCAGAACCTGCACGAGTACGTCGGTGCGCTCGTCCTGGTGAACGACATCAGCGCACGCGACGTGCAGCTCCCGGAGATGCAGTTCTACAAGGGCAAGAGCTACCGGACCTTCGGGCCCTGCGGCCCCTTCCTGACCCTCGTCGACGCCGACGATCTCGCCCGCTTCGACGACATCCGCCTCGAGCTCTCCGTGAACGGCGAGACGCGACAGAACGCCCTCGCGACGGACATGATCCATCGGCCCGCGCCGACGCTGACCGAGCTCTCCGGTCTCCAGGACTGGCAGACCGGCGACCTGCTGGCGACCGGGACACCGGGCGGCTGCGCGATGCAGGCGCCGCCGAAGCCGATCATGGCGATCGGCCAGATCGTGAGCCCGAAGCGCCGGCAGGGCATGTTGCGTCGGGTTGCGAGCGGCAACGAGCGAAGGCTCCAGATCGGGGACGTGATCGAGGCCCGGATCGGCACCGACGATGGCGCCCTCGATCTCGGCCTCCAGCGCAACGAAGTCGTTCCCGCCTGA
- a CDS encoding MFS transporter: MSRGWIIVTVAFVANFVAMGTVLQPVPVLLLPFVEEFGVGRAWAVLPSAATLAGGMVIMPFVGRLMATVPIRRMMIAGALSLSFAFYAMSLATEFWQILALFSLPCGFGLGALGVVATNTLVVNWFEEQRGLALGVAMMGMSLAGVVMLPLSGWVLEASGWRGVCRMLASIDLAVVPLLALTIVTRPSDVGLRPDGATDARDEGPALLAQEEDGSIASTREIVTNPSLWLLAAACGLVFFGSMGIMNNGIAFAVDRGIDPLRASVIVAAMALGAGAGKLVFGWLGGRFGEPVAFAIALGLQVVTLAGYLVFASYEILLVISLVYGLGLGGISPLQVALLARVVGARSFAPAQGLIGPIQIPFQIAGPSLAGFIADTRGSYDLAIVIFIAAMLVSALAMGAMTLRENRSTALADEPATA, encoded by the coding sequence GTGTCTCGAGGCTGGATCATCGTCACCGTCGCGTTCGTGGCGAACTTCGTCGCCATGGGCACCGTGCTCCAGCCGGTTCCGGTCCTGCTCCTCCCGTTCGTGGAGGAGTTCGGCGTCGGTCGTGCCTGGGCGGTCCTGCCGTCGGCGGCGACCCTGGCCGGGGGCATGGTGATCATGCCCTTCGTCGGACGATTGATGGCGACGGTGCCGATCCGCCGGATGATGATCGCGGGGGCGCTCTCGCTCTCCTTCGCCTTCTATGCGATGTCCCTCGCGACCGAGTTCTGGCAGATCCTCGCGCTCTTTTCGCTCCCCTGCGGCTTCGGCCTGGGGGCGCTGGGGGTGGTCGCGACGAACACGTTGGTCGTGAACTGGTTCGAGGAGCAGCGAGGGCTCGCCCTGGGCGTCGCCATGATGGGGATGTCGCTCGCGGGTGTGGTCATGTTGCCGCTCTCGGGCTGGGTCCTCGAAGCGTCGGGCTGGCGAGGCGTATGCCGGATGCTCGCGTCGATCGATCTCGCCGTCGTTCCGCTGCTCGCGCTGACGATCGTGACGCGCCCCTCGGACGTCGGCCTCCGGCCGGATGGCGCGACCGACGCGCGGGACGAAGGTCCCGCACTGCTCGCGCAAGAGGAAGACGGATCGATCGCGTCGACTCGCGAGATCGTCACGAACCCGTCCCTCTGGCTGCTCGCGGCGGCCTGCGGCCTGGTCTTCTTCGGCTCGATGGGGATCATGAACAACGGCATCGCGTTCGCCGTCGATCGCGGGATCGATCCGCTTCGCGCGTCGGTGATCGTGGCGGCGATGGCCCTCGGGGCCGGAGCGGGCAAGCTCGTCTTCGGCTGGCTCGGTGGGCGATTCGGGGAACCCGTGGCGTTCGCGATCGCGCTCGGCCTGCAGGTCGTGACCCTTGCGGGTTACCTCGTCTTCGCGTCCTACGAGATCCTGCTCGTGATCAGCCTGGTCTATGGCCTGGGCCTCGGCGGGATCTCGCCCCTCCAGGTCGCGCTGCTCGCGCGGGTGGTCGGTGCTCGCAGCTTCGCGCCGGCGCAGGGCCTGATCGGACCGATCCAGATCCCGTTCCAGATCGCCGGCCCGTCCCTGGCCGGCTTCATCGCCGACACGCGCGGGAGCTACGACCTCGCGATCGTGATCTTCATCGCGGCGATGCTCGTGTCCGCTCTCGCGATGGGTGCGATGACGCTGCGCGAGAATCGGAGCACGGCGCTGGCCGACGAGCCGGCGACGGCCTGA
- a CDS encoding VOC family protein gives MAHASRPPGSIPLERHDPIIKAAEVAWVIFDKPDLAKVQPFLEDFGLVASGSSPEGQFFRGAGPLPYVYLARPAEDPGFVGGGFLAASREDLDTLSATTGRPIEKLERPGGGEVVRLTDPNGYLVEVAYGVERVEPLPFREEILPVNTPFDKPRVNTGQRAPLEPALAWRLGHYVLQSNRFEETAEWYMRHLGLLPSDVQCLDDGRPALAFMRTDRGDAPSDHHAVALAMGLAPTFVHCAFEVIDVDAIGQGNQVMHAAGWNHFWGIGRHLLGSQLFDYWRDPDGHEMEHYSDGDVFDASVPTGYSPLTRGGIYAWGEDLPKSFGPQPGLGLLRDVLRELRAGRIDFATLRQLAGAMGQPARPWLR, from the coding sequence ATGGCCCATGCCTCCCGTCCGCCCGGCTCGATCCCGCTCGAGCGCCACGACCCGATCATCAAGGCCGCCGAGGTCGCCTGGGTGATCTTCGACAAGCCCGATCTCGCGAAGGTCCAGCCCTTCCTCGAGGACTTCGGTCTCGTCGCCTCGGGGTCGAGTCCCGAGGGCCAGTTCTTCCGCGGCGCCGGTCCGCTGCCCTACGTCTATCTCGCCCGTCCTGCCGAGGATCCGGGCTTCGTGGGCGGCGGCTTCCTCGCCGCCTCGCGAGAAGACCTCGACACCCTGTCGGCGACAACCGGTCGACCGATCGAGAAGCTCGAACGGCCCGGCGGCGGCGAGGTCGTGCGCTTGACCGACCCGAACGGCTACCTCGTCGAGGTGGCGTACGGCGTGGAACGAGTCGAGCCCCTGCCCTTTCGCGAGGAGATCCTCCCGGTCAACACGCCCTTCGACAAGCCGCGCGTCAACACTGGACAGCGCGCGCCCCTCGAGCCCGCCCTCGCCTGGCGCCTCGGCCACTACGTGCTCCAGTCGAACCGCTTCGAAGAGACCGCGGAGTGGTACATGCGCCACCTGGGCCTCCTCCCGAGCGACGTGCAGTGTCTCGACGACGGGCGCCCCGCCCTCGCCTTCATGCGGACCGACCGCGGCGACGCGCCCTCGGACCACCACGCTGTCGCGCTGGCGATGGGACTCGCGCCGACCTTCGTCCATTGCGCGTTCGAGGTGATCGACGTCGATGCGATCGGTCAGGGCAATCAGGTGATGCACGCTGCCGGCTGGAATCATTTCTGGGGAATCGGACGCCACCTCCTCGGCAGCCAGCTCTTCGACTACTGGCGCGATCCCGACGGTCACGAGATGGAGCACTACAGCGACGGCGACGTCTTCGACGCGAGCGTGCCGACGGGATACTCGCCGCTCACCCGAGGCGGGATCTACGCCTGGGGCGAAGATCTCCCGAAGTCCTTCGGTCCCCAGCCCGGCCTCGGCCTGCTCCGCGACGTCCTGCGCGAGCTCCGCGCCGGTCGGATCGACTTCGCCACCCTTCGTCAACTCGCCGGCGCGATGGGCCAGCCCGCCCGTCCCTGGCTTCGATAG
- a CDS encoding LLM class F420-dependent oxidoreductase: protein MRIGISLPVRELKNDLGAIREFAQTADDLGLAHLRVPDQVIRPKSGHLHEPMTLLAWVAGITRRIELVPSVIVTPSRQTALLAKQAAEIDVLSGGRLRMGIGVGGSREEYEALGEDFSTRGRRCDEQIELLRKLWTEENPIFEGEFDRVDGFGLDPLPVQRPIPIWVGGGAGFGKDFGREALLRRIGRHADGWFAIVPIPSVAGFQETIAVHAREAGRDPASIGLEGGCGMAGKTTEEWLGRLRDWEGAGASHLCLRTLDGELSAPEQLDLMQAAHRVLGLEGIACE, encoded by the coding sequence ATGCGCATCGGTATTTCGCTCCCCGTCCGCGAACTGAAGAACGACCTCGGTGCGATCCGCGAGTTCGCCCAGACGGCGGACGATCTCGGCCTCGCTCATCTGCGCGTACCCGACCAGGTGATCCGCCCGAAGAGCGGTCACCTGCACGAGCCGATGACCCTGCTGGCCTGGGTCGCCGGGATCACGCGTCGGATCGAGCTCGTGCCTTCCGTGATCGTGACCCCCTCGCGCCAGACGGCGCTCCTCGCCAAGCAGGCCGCGGAGATCGACGTGCTCTCGGGCGGTCGGCTCCGGATGGGGATCGGCGTCGGCGGGAGTCGCGAAGAGTACGAAGCGCTCGGCGAGGACTTCTCGACGCGCGGCCGGCGATGCGACGAGCAGATCGAGCTGCTCCGGAAGCTCTGGACCGAGGAGAATCCGATCTTCGAGGGCGAGTTCGATCGGGTCGACGGGTTCGGGCTCGACCCGCTCCCCGTCCAGCGGCCGATCCCGATCTGGGTCGGTGGGGGCGCGGGCTTCGGCAAGGATTTCGGACGCGAGGCGCTGCTGCGGCGGATCGGTCGACACGCGGACGGTTGGTTCGCGATCGTGCCGATCCCCTCCGTCGCCGGCTTCCAGGAGACGATCGCGGTGCACGCGCGCGAGGCGGGTCGCGACCCGGCTTCGATCGGCCTCGAAGGAGGCTGCGGCATGGCGGGCAAGACGACCGAGGAGTGGCTCGGCCGGCTGCGCGACTGGGAGGGCGCCGGCGCCTCGCACCTCTGCCTGCGGACCCTCGACGGCGAGCTCTCCGCGCCGGAACAGCTCGACCTCATGCAGGCCGCCCACCGCGTCCTCGGCCTCGAAGGCATCGCGTGCGAGTGA
- a CDS encoding SDR family oxidoreductase gives MFDLTGRTALVTGAGQGVGRGIAQALASQGAKVAINDLFEDRAAEAADAIKSEGGAAIAAAFDVSDYEAVTAGVAKVEAELGPLDILVNNAGVPPGMGVGQFRETKPEDWRKQIDLNTYGVMNCSHAVINGMCDRGYGRIVTISSGAGTTGIPLGVSAYGAGKGGGIAFMRHLAMEVARNGVTANTVALGMIDNHTDPSVTAHMAKTVPVGFCAQPEHIAPCVVYLVSEEAKWMTGQTLQLNGGNVTT, from the coding sequence ATGTTCGATCTCACCGGGCGCACCGCCCTCGTCACCGGCGCCGGACAGGGCGTCGGCCGCGGCATCGCTCAGGCCCTCGCGAGCCAGGGCGCGAAGGTCGCGATCAACGACCTCTTCGAAGACCGCGCCGCCGAAGCGGCGGACGCGATCAAGAGCGAGGGCGGAGCCGCGATCGCCGCCGCCTTCGACGTCAGCGACTACGAGGCCGTGACCGCCGGCGTCGCGAAGGTCGAAGCCGAGCTCGGCCCCCTCGACATCCTCGTGAACAACGCCGGCGTGCCGCCGGGCATGGGCGTCGGCCAGTTCCGCGAGACGAAGCCCGAGGATTGGCGCAAGCAGATCGACCTCAACACGTATGGCGTGATGAACTGCAGCCACGCCGTGATCAACGGCATGTGCGATCGCGGCTACGGCCGGATCGTCACCATCAGCTCCGGTGCCGGCACGACCGGGATCCCCCTCGGCGTCTCCGCCTACGGCGCCGGCAAGGGCGGCGGCATCGCCTTCATGCGCCACCTCGCCATGGAGGTCGCCCGGAACGGCGTCACCGCCAACACCGTCGCCCTCGGCATGATCGACAATCACACGGACCCGAGCGTCACGGCCCACATGGCCAAGACCGTCCCCGTCGGATTCTGCGCCCAGCCGGAACACATCGCGCCCTGCGTCGTCTATCTGGTGAGCGAGGAAGCCAAATGGATGACCGGACAGACGCTCCAGCTGAACGGCGGCAACGTCACGACGTGA